One genomic window of Metopolophium dirhodum isolate CAU chromosome 4, ASM1992520v1, whole genome shotgun sequence includes the following:
- the LOC132943038 gene encoding serine/threonine-protein phosphatase 2A regulatory subunit B'' subunit alpha isoform X1: MTTTANHRAAAGGNMAPEPEEDIAAIAKQISDHAEAIYQTWKARGLAPNEILTCHRDSSAAADKFGSALTPQPKLPVDVTAPAHHNRGTQLMADPNSTNNLERLVNKFVVEDKARLQAARQSRSLSPKPFASSIQYALQKFEQKASSSTGPVPEHLQPQQQQLQQQQAAASKQNVGGGGAAKRYCSKPSPMRNYVASPDADDNKGVDGPAWPFRNGGKSAAVQSQQNTCDFMDEVAKEEQRLIDALKNGSVVENRKPEKPAVPSKEGVLLRSAAGGYDAAATGHRSKPEFLIGLSALSSARRNQHAHRQQEQVPHPELTDHQRANIRSNHHQSNPVRPFLTRGSVAERVLIFEKCPTELMKNSAVCNSSSAQSSWKNIGSDVHSKIQNYSKETNQKPGAPPPHTTLQRHTKANRNVFIPRFYYPFGKPESQQQWDTIVKTITDFFMSLPNSQASKHHFGQIAKLCNCPLYWKHPLFFACGGDLSSTIDVNTFLNYWKDVWSSCHDLPSIFIRILARNSKKQTLSPENFILLVQDVVDSHPGLTFLKTAPEFHSRYVHTVISRIFYSVNTSWSGDLSLAEIRRSDLMRVIDLLEKEEDINQVTAYFSYEHFYVIYCKFWELDRDHDLFISKTDLARHSDHALSTRIIDRIFSGTVTKRKQKNSNNNYMEEKMSYTEFVWFLMAEEDKRHPRAVEYWFRCMDIDGDGYLSMYELEYFYDEQLQRMESIGIECLPFEDCLCQMLDMVKPKCTGKISLADLKTCKMTPIFFDTFFNLEKYLDHEQRDPFASQRDNENEHNENGNKYYKASDWDKYAAEEYEMLVAEEGGNDAPEEINGTDIEDILSPNLDDVLKSCTFNKISNQPRVLVTDFSSPSTMYDDNDSSDYAGDSDDDI; encoded by the exons ATGACCACGACAGCAAACCACCGGGCCGCCGCAGGAGGTAACATGGCTCCCGAACCAGAGGAAGACATAGCGGCCATCGCCAAACAGATATCGGACCACGCGGAGGCGATATACCAGACGTGGAAGGCCCGGGGCCTGGCACCCAACGAGATACTGACGTGCCACCGTGACTCGTCGGCAGCAGCCGACAAGTTCGGCTCGGCGCTGACGCCGCAACCCAAACTGCCGGTAGACGTGACGGCCCCGGCCCACCATAACCGTGGCACGCAGCTGATGGCCGACCCAAACAGCACCAACAACCTGGAACGGCTAGTGAACAAGTTCGTGGTGGAGGACAAGGCCCGGCTGCAGGCGGCCCGGCAGTCGCGTTCGCTGTCGCCCAAGCCGTTCGCATCGTCCATTCAGTACGCGCTGCAAAAGTTTGAACAAAAGGCTTCCTCGTCCACCGGCCCCGTCCCTGAGCACCTGCAGCCACAGCAACAGCAACTGCAGCAGCAGCAAGCCGCCGCTAGCAAGCAAAACGTCGGCGGAGGTGGTGCCGCCAAGAGGTATTGCAGCAAGCCATCGCCGATGCGGAACTATGTGGCGTCGCCGGACGCAGACGACAATAAGGGTGTGGACGGGCCTGCGTGGCCGTTTCGGAACGGTGGCAAATCGGCAGCGGTCCAGTCGCAGCAGAACACCTGTGACTTTATGGACGAGGTGGCCAAAGAGGAACAGCGGTTGATCGACGCGCTGAAGAACGGGTCGGTGGTCGAGAACAGGAAGCCCGAAAAGCCGGCCGTGCCCAGCAAAGAGGGCGTCCTGTTGCGATCGGCCGCCGGAGGTTACGATGCGGCGGCGACCGGCCACCGTTCCAAGCCGGAGTTCCTCATCGGGCTTTCCGCGCTCAGTTCGGCCCGGCGGAACCAGCACGCGCACCGGCAACAGGAACAGGTGCCGCATCCCGAGCTCACCGACCACCAGCGAGCCAACATCCGATCCAATCACCACCAGTCCAACCCGGTTCGGCCGTTTTTAACGCGTGGTTCAGTCGCCGAGCGTGTGCTCATATTCGAAAAATGTCCTACCGAACTGATGAAGAACTCTGCCGTCTGCAATTCTTCATCGGCTCAGTCGTCGTGGAAGAACATCGGCTCGGATGTGCACAGCAAAATCCAA AACTATTCGAAGGAAACAAATCAGAAACCTGGAGCGCCTCCACCGCACACTACGTTACAAAGACATACAAAGGCCAATCGTAACGTATTCATTCCTAG attctacTATCCATTCGGCAAGCCCGAGAGTCAACAGCAGTGGGATACGATCGTCAAAACAATTACAGATTTTTTCATGTCGTTGCCGAATTCGCAAGCTTCGAAACATCACTTCGGTCAAATCGCAAag TTGTGTAACTGTCCGCTTTATTGGAAGCACCCGCTGTTCTTTGCCTGTGGCGGGGACTTGTCAAGTACCATAGACGTAAATACCTTCCTTAATTATTGGAAAGA CGTGTGGTCTTCTTGTCACGACTTGCCATCGATATTCATACGCATATTGGCAAGAAActcaaaaaaacaaacattatcACCGGAAAACTTCATCTTATTAGTCCAAGATGTGGTCGATTCACATCCCGGTTTAACATTCCTGAAAACTGCGCCAGAGTTCCATTCTAGATATGTGCACACg GTAATATCAAGGATATTTTATAGTGTTAACACATCATGGAGCGGTGATCTTAGTCTAGCAGAAATCAGACGATCAGATCTAATGCGAGTCATTGACCTATTAGAAAAAGAAGAAGACATTAACCAAGTGACTGCTTACTTCAGTTATGAACATTTCTATGTCATATACTGTAAGTTCTGGGAGTTGGACCGTGaccatgatttatttattagcaAAACTGATTTAGCCCGACATAGCGATCATG cttTGTCCACAAGAATAATTGACAGAATATTTTCTGGGACTGTTACTAAGAGAAAGCAAAagaattctaataataattatatggaaGAAAAAATGAGTTACACTGAATTTGTTTGGTTCTTAATGGCCGAAGAAGACAAACGACATCCTAGAGCAGTTGAATATTGGTTTAG ATGCATGGATATTGACGGTGATGGTTATTTGTCAATGTACGAGCTTGAATATTTCTATGACGAGCAATTGCAAAGAATGGAAAGCATAGGAATTGAATGTCTACCATTTGAGGATTGTTTGTGCCag atgcTTGACATGGTTAAACCTAAGTGTACTGGCAAAATATCATTGGCTGATCTCAAAACATGTAAAATGACTCCGATATTTTTTGATACATTCTTTAACCTTGAAAAATATCTGGATCATGAACAACGTGATCCATTTGCTTCACAGAGGGATAATGAAAATgaa CATAACGAAAAtgggaataaatattataag GCATCAGACTGGGATAAATATGCTGCTGAAGAATATGAAATGTTAGTAGCTGAAGAAGGTGGAAATGATGCACCAGAAGAAAT aaatggaACTGATATTGAAGATATCCTGTCACCCAATTTGGATGATGTATTAAAATCATGtacgtttaataaaatatccaaTCAGCCTAGAGTTTTGGTCACCGATTTCTCTTCACCGTCTACTATGTATGATGATAATGATTCGTCTGACTATGCTGGTGATAGCGAtgatgatatttaa
- the LOC132943038 gene encoding serine/threonine-protein phosphatase 2A regulatory subunit B'' subunit alpha isoform X4 yields MTTTANHRAAAGGNMAPEPEEDIAAIAKQISDHAEAIYQTWKARGLAPNEILTCHRDSSAAADKFGSALTPQPKLPVDVTAPAHHNRGTQLMADPNSTNNLERLVNKFVVEDKARLQAARQSRSLSPKPFASSIQYALQKFEQKASSSTGPVPEHLQPQQQQLQQQQAAASKQNVGGGGAAKRYCSKPSPMRNYVASPDADDNKGVDGPAWPFRNGGKSAAVQSQQNTCDFMDEVAKEEQRLIDALKNGSVVENRKPEKPAVPSKEGVLLRSAAGGYDAAATGHRSKPEFLIGLSALSSARRNQHAHRQQEQVPHPELTDHQRANIRSNHHQSNPVRPFLTRGSVAERVLIFEKCPTELMKNSAVCNSSSAQSSWKNIGSDVHSKIQNYSKETNQKPGAPPPHTTLQRHTKANRNVFIPRFYYPFGKPESQQQWDTIVKTITDFFMSLPNSQASKHHFGQIAKLCNCPLYWKHPLFFACGGDLSSTIDVNTFLNYWKDVWSSCHDLPSIFIRILARNSKKQTLSPENFILLVQDVVDSHPGLTFLKTAPEFHSRYVHTVISRIFYSVNTSWSGDLSLAEIRRSDLMRVIDLLEKEEDINQVTAYFSYEHFYVIYCKFWELDRDHDLFISKTDLARHSDHALSTRIIDRIFSGTVTKRKQKNSNNNYMEEKMSYTEFVWFLMAEEDKRHPRAVEYWFRCMDIDGDGYLSMYELEYFYDEQLQRMESIGIECLPFEDCLCQMLDMVKPKCTGKISLADLKTCKMTPIFFDTFFNLEKYLDHEQRDPFASQRDNENEASDWDKYAAEEYEMLVAEEGGNDAPEEIITDEDI; encoded by the exons ATGACCACGACAGCAAACCACCGGGCCGCCGCAGGAGGTAACATGGCTCCCGAACCAGAGGAAGACATAGCGGCCATCGCCAAACAGATATCGGACCACGCGGAGGCGATATACCAGACGTGGAAGGCCCGGGGCCTGGCACCCAACGAGATACTGACGTGCCACCGTGACTCGTCGGCAGCAGCCGACAAGTTCGGCTCGGCGCTGACGCCGCAACCCAAACTGCCGGTAGACGTGACGGCCCCGGCCCACCATAACCGTGGCACGCAGCTGATGGCCGACCCAAACAGCACCAACAACCTGGAACGGCTAGTGAACAAGTTCGTGGTGGAGGACAAGGCCCGGCTGCAGGCGGCCCGGCAGTCGCGTTCGCTGTCGCCCAAGCCGTTCGCATCGTCCATTCAGTACGCGCTGCAAAAGTTTGAACAAAAGGCTTCCTCGTCCACCGGCCCCGTCCCTGAGCACCTGCAGCCACAGCAACAGCAACTGCAGCAGCAGCAAGCCGCCGCTAGCAAGCAAAACGTCGGCGGAGGTGGTGCCGCCAAGAGGTATTGCAGCAAGCCATCGCCGATGCGGAACTATGTGGCGTCGCCGGACGCAGACGACAATAAGGGTGTGGACGGGCCTGCGTGGCCGTTTCGGAACGGTGGCAAATCGGCAGCGGTCCAGTCGCAGCAGAACACCTGTGACTTTATGGACGAGGTGGCCAAAGAGGAACAGCGGTTGATCGACGCGCTGAAGAACGGGTCGGTGGTCGAGAACAGGAAGCCCGAAAAGCCGGCCGTGCCCAGCAAAGAGGGCGTCCTGTTGCGATCGGCCGCCGGAGGTTACGATGCGGCGGCGACCGGCCACCGTTCCAAGCCGGAGTTCCTCATCGGGCTTTCCGCGCTCAGTTCGGCCCGGCGGAACCAGCACGCGCACCGGCAACAGGAACAGGTGCCGCATCCCGAGCTCACCGACCACCAGCGAGCCAACATCCGATCCAATCACCACCAGTCCAACCCGGTTCGGCCGTTTTTAACGCGTGGTTCAGTCGCCGAGCGTGTGCTCATATTCGAAAAATGTCCTACCGAACTGATGAAGAACTCTGCCGTCTGCAATTCTTCATCGGCTCAGTCGTCGTGGAAGAACATCGGCTCGGATGTGCACAGCAAAATCCAA AACTATTCGAAGGAAACAAATCAGAAACCTGGAGCGCCTCCACCGCACACTACGTTACAAAGACATACAAAGGCCAATCGTAACGTATTCATTCCTAG attctacTATCCATTCGGCAAGCCCGAGAGTCAACAGCAGTGGGATACGATCGTCAAAACAATTACAGATTTTTTCATGTCGTTGCCGAATTCGCAAGCTTCGAAACATCACTTCGGTCAAATCGCAAag TTGTGTAACTGTCCGCTTTATTGGAAGCACCCGCTGTTCTTTGCCTGTGGCGGGGACTTGTCAAGTACCATAGACGTAAATACCTTCCTTAATTATTGGAAAGA CGTGTGGTCTTCTTGTCACGACTTGCCATCGATATTCATACGCATATTGGCAAGAAActcaaaaaaacaaacattatcACCGGAAAACTTCATCTTATTAGTCCAAGATGTGGTCGATTCACATCCCGGTTTAACATTCCTGAAAACTGCGCCAGAGTTCCATTCTAGATATGTGCACACg GTAATATCAAGGATATTTTATAGTGTTAACACATCATGGAGCGGTGATCTTAGTCTAGCAGAAATCAGACGATCAGATCTAATGCGAGTCATTGACCTATTAGAAAAAGAAGAAGACATTAACCAAGTGACTGCTTACTTCAGTTATGAACATTTCTATGTCATATACTGTAAGTTCTGGGAGTTGGACCGTGaccatgatttatttattagcaAAACTGATTTAGCCCGACATAGCGATCATG cttTGTCCACAAGAATAATTGACAGAATATTTTCTGGGACTGTTACTAAGAGAAAGCAAAagaattctaataataattatatggaaGAAAAAATGAGTTACACTGAATTTGTTTGGTTCTTAATGGCCGAAGAAGACAAACGACATCCTAGAGCAGTTGAATATTGGTTTAG ATGCATGGATATTGACGGTGATGGTTATTTGTCAATGTACGAGCTTGAATATTTCTATGACGAGCAATTGCAAAGAATGGAAAGCATAGGAATTGAATGTCTACCATTTGAGGATTGTTTGTGCCag atgcTTGACATGGTTAAACCTAAGTGTACTGGCAAAATATCATTGGCTGATCTCAAAACATGTAAAATGACTCCGATATTTTTTGATACATTCTTTAACCTTGAAAAATATCTGGATCATGAACAACGTGATCCATTTGCTTCACAGAGGGATAATGAAAATgaa GCATCAGACTGGGATAAATATGCTGCTGAAGAATATGAAATGTTAGTAGCTGAAGAAGGTGGAAATGATGCACCAGAAGAAAT aataACAGACGAAGACATTTGA
- the LOC132943038 gene encoding serine/threonine-protein phosphatase 2A regulatory subunit B'' subunit alpha isoform X3: protein MTTTANHRAAAGGNMAPEPEEDIAAIAKQISDHAEAIYQTWKARGLAPNEILTCHRDSSAAADKFGSALTPQPKLPVDVTAPAHHNRGTQLMADPNSTNNLERLVNKFVVEDKARLQAARQSRSLSPKPFASSIQYALQKFEQKASSSTGPVPEHLQPQQQQLQQQQAAASKQNVGGGGAAKRYCSKPSPMRNYVASPDADDNKGVDGPAWPFRNGGKSAAVQSQQNTCDFMDEVAKEEQRLIDALKNGSVVENRKPEKPAVPSKEGVLLRSAAGGYDAAATGHRSKPEFLIGLSALSSARRNQHAHRQQEQVPHPELTDHQRANIRSNHHQSNPVRPFLTRGSVAERVLIFEKCPTELMKNSAVCNSSSAQSSWKNIGSDVHSKIQNYSKETNQKPGAPPPHTTLQRHTKANRNVFIPRFYYPFGKPESQQQWDTIVKTITDFFMSLPNSQASKHHFGQIAKLCNCPLYWKHPLFFACGGDLSSTIDVNTFLNYWKDVWSSCHDLPSIFIRILARNSKKQTLSPENFILLVQDVVDSHPGLTFLKTAPEFHSRYVHTVISRIFYSVNTSWSGDLSLAEIRRSDLMRVIDLLEKEEDINQVTAYFSYEHFYVIYCKFWELDRDHDLFISKTDLARHSDHALSTRIIDRIFSGTVTKRKQKNSNNNYMEEKMSYTEFVWFLMAEEDKRHPRAVEYWFRCMDIDGDGYLSMYELEYFYDEQLQRMESIGIECLPFEDCLCQMLDMVKPKCTGKISLADLKTCKMTPIFFDTFFNLEKYLDHEQRDPFASQRDNENEHNENGNKYYKASDWDKYAAEEYEMLVAEEGGNDAPEEIITDEDI, encoded by the exons ATGACCACGACAGCAAACCACCGGGCCGCCGCAGGAGGTAACATGGCTCCCGAACCAGAGGAAGACATAGCGGCCATCGCCAAACAGATATCGGACCACGCGGAGGCGATATACCAGACGTGGAAGGCCCGGGGCCTGGCACCCAACGAGATACTGACGTGCCACCGTGACTCGTCGGCAGCAGCCGACAAGTTCGGCTCGGCGCTGACGCCGCAACCCAAACTGCCGGTAGACGTGACGGCCCCGGCCCACCATAACCGTGGCACGCAGCTGATGGCCGACCCAAACAGCACCAACAACCTGGAACGGCTAGTGAACAAGTTCGTGGTGGAGGACAAGGCCCGGCTGCAGGCGGCCCGGCAGTCGCGTTCGCTGTCGCCCAAGCCGTTCGCATCGTCCATTCAGTACGCGCTGCAAAAGTTTGAACAAAAGGCTTCCTCGTCCACCGGCCCCGTCCCTGAGCACCTGCAGCCACAGCAACAGCAACTGCAGCAGCAGCAAGCCGCCGCTAGCAAGCAAAACGTCGGCGGAGGTGGTGCCGCCAAGAGGTATTGCAGCAAGCCATCGCCGATGCGGAACTATGTGGCGTCGCCGGACGCAGACGACAATAAGGGTGTGGACGGGCCTGCGTGGCCGTTTCGGAACGGTGGCAAATCGGCAGCGGTCCAGTCGCAGCAGAACACCTGTGACTTTATGGACGAGGTGGCCAAAGAGGAACAGCGGTTGATCGACGCGCTGAAGAACGGGTCGGTGGTCGAGAACAGGAAGCCCGAAAAGCCGGCCGTGCCCAGCAAAGAGGGCGTCCTGTTGCGATCGGCCGCCGGAGGTTACGATGCGGCGGCGACCGGCCACCGTTCCAAGCCGGAGTTCCTCATCGGGCTTTCCGCGCTCAGTTCGGCCCGGCGGAACCAGCACGCGCACCGGCAACAGGAACAGGTGCCGCATCCCGAGCTCACCGACCACCAGCGAGCCAACATCCGATCCAATCACCACCAGTCCAACCCGGTTCGGCCGTTTTTAACGCGTGGTTCAGTCGCCGAGCGTGTGCTCATATTCGAAAAATGTCCTACCGAACTGATGAAGAACTCTGCCGTCTGCAATTCTTCATCGGCTCAGTCGTCGTGGAAGAACATCGGCTCGGATGTGCACAGCAAAATCCAA AACTATTCGAAGGAAACAAATCAGAAACCTGGAGCGCCTCCACCGCACACTACGTTACAAAGACATACAAAGGCCAATCGTAACGTATTCATTCCTAG attctacTATCCATTCGGCAAGCCCGAGAGTCAACAGCAGTGGGATACGATCGTCAAAACAATTACAGATTTTTTCATGTCGTTGCCGAATTCGCAAGCTTCGAAACATCACTTCGGTCAAATCGCAAag TTGTGTAACTGTCCGCTTTATTGGAAGCACCCGCTGTTCTTTGCCTGTGGCGGGGACTTGTCAAGTACCATAGACGTAAATACCTTCCTTAATTATTGGAAAGA CGTGTGGTCTTCTTGTCACGACTTGCCATCGATATTCATACGCATATTGGCAAGAAActcaaaaaaacaaacattatcACCGGAAAACTTCATCTTATTAGTCCAAGATGTGGTCGATTCACATCCCGGTTTAACATTCCTGAAAACTGCGCCAGAGTTCCATTCTAGATATGTGCACACg GTAATATCAAGGATATTTTATAGTGTTAACACATCATGGAGCGGTGATCTTAGTCTAGCAGAAATCAGACGATCAGATCTAATGCGAGTCATTGACCTATTAGAAAAAGAAGAAGACATTAACCAAGTGACTGCTTACTTCAGTTATGAACATTTCTATGTCATATACTGTAAGTTCTGGGAGTTGGACCGTGaccatgatttatttattagcaAAACTGATTTAGCCCGACATAGCGATCATG cttTGTCCACAAGAATAATTGACAGAATATTTTCTGGGACTGTTACTAAGAGAAAGCAAAagaattctaataataattatatggaaGAAAAAATGAGTTACACTGAATTTGTTTGGTTCTTAATGGCCGAAGAAGACAAACGACATCCTAGAGCAGTTGAATATTGGTTTAG ATGCATGGATATTGACGGTGATGGTTATTTGTCAATGTACGAGCTTGAATATTTCTATGACGAGCAATTGCAAAGAATGGAAAGCATAGGAATTGAATGTCTACCATTTGAGGATTGTTTGTGCCag atgcTTGACATGGTTAAACCTAAGTGTACTGGCAAAATATCATTGGCTGATCTCAAAACATGTAAAATGACTCCGATATTTTTTGATACATTCTTTAACCTTGAAAAATATCTGGATCATGAACAACGTGATCCATTTGCTTCACAGAGGGATAATGAAAATgaa CATAACGAAAAtgggaataaatattataag GCATCAGACTGGGATAAATATGCTGCTGAAGAATATGAAATGTTAGTAGCTGAAGAAGGTGGAAATGATGCACCAGAAGAAAT aataACAGACGAAGACATTTGA
- the LOC132943038 gene encoding serine/threonine-protein phosphatase 2A regulatory subunit B'' subunit alpha isoform X2: MTTTANHRAAAGGNMAPEPEEDIAAIAKQISDHAEAIYQTWKARGLAPNEILTCHRDSSAAADKFGSALTPQPKLPVDVTAPAHHNRGTQLMADPNSTNNLERLVNKFVVEDKARLQAARQSRSLSPKPFASSIQYALQKFEQKASSSTGPVPEHLQPQQQQLQQQQAAASKQNVGGGGAAKRYCSKPSPMRNYVASPDADDNKGVDGPAWPFRNGGKSAAVQSQQNTCDFMDEVAKEEQRLIDALKNGSVVENRKPEKPAVPSKEGVLLRSAAGGYDAAATGHRSKPEFLIGLSALSSARRNQHAHRQQEQVPHPELTDHQRANIRSNHHQSNPVRPFLTRGSVAERVLIFEKCPTELMKNSAVCNSSSAQSSWKNIGSDVHSKIQNYSKETNQKPGAPPPHTTLQRHTKANRNVFIPRFYYPFGKPESQQQWDTIVKTITDFFMSLPNSQASKHHFGQIAKLCNCPLYWKHPLFFACGGDLSSTIDVNTFLNYWKDVWSSCHDLPSIFIRILARNSKKQTLSPENFILLVQDVVDSHPGLTFLKTAPEFHSRYVHTVISRIFYSVNTSWSGDLSLAEIRRSDLMRVIDLLEKEEDINQVTAYFSYEHFYVIYCKFWELDRDHDLFISKTDLARHSDHALSTRIIDRIFSGTVTKRKQKNSNNNYMEEKMSYTEFVWFLMAEEDKRHPRAVEYWFRCMDIDGDGYLSMYELEYFYDEQLQRMESIGIECLPFEDCLCQMLDMVKPKCTGKISLADLKTCKMTPIFFDTFFNLEKYLDHEQRDPFASQRDNENEASDWDKYAAEEYEMLVAEEGGNDAPEEINGTDIEDILSPNLDDVLKSCTFNKISNQPRVLVTDFSSPSTMYDDNDSSDYAGDSDDDI, encoded by the exons ATGACCACGACAGCAAACCACCGGGCCGCCGCAGGAGGTAACATGGCTCCCGAACCAGAGGAAGACATAGCGGCCATCGCCAAACAGATATCGGACCACGCGGAGGCGATATACCAGACGTGGAAGGCCCGGGGCCTGGCACCCAACGAGATACTGACGTGCCACCGTGACTCGTCGGCAGCAGCCGACAAGTTCGGCTCGGCGCTGACGCCGCAACCCAAACTGCCGGTAGACGTGACGGCCCCGGCCCACCATAACCGTGGCACGCAGCTGATGGCCGACCCAAACAGCACCAACAACCTGGAACGGCTAGTGAACAAGTTCGTGGTGGAGGACAAGGCCCGGCTGCAGGCGGCCCGGCAGTCGCGTTCGCTGTCGCCCAAGCCGTTCGCATCGTCCATTCAGTACGCGCTGCAAAAGTTTGAACAAAAGGCTTCCTCGTCCACCGGCCCCGTCCCTGAGCACCTGCAGCCACAGCAACAGCAACTGCAGCAGCAGCAAGCCGCCGCTAGCAAGCAAAACGTCGGCGGAGGTGGTGCCGCCAAGAGGTATTGCAGCAAGCCATCGCCGATGCGGAACTATGTGGCGTCGCCGGACGCAGACGACAATAAGGGTGTGGACGGGCCTGCGTGGCCGTTTCGGAACGGTGGCAAATCGGCAGCGGTCCAGTCGCAGCAGAACACCTGTGACTTTATGGACGAGGTGGCCAAAGAGGAACAGCGGTTGATCGACGCGCTGAAGAACGGGTCGGTGGTCGAGAACAGGAAGCCCGAAAAGCCGGCCGTGCCCAGCAAAGAGGGCGTCCTGTTGCGATCGGCCGCCGGAGGTTACGATGCGGCGGCGACCGGCCACCGTTCCAAGCCGGAGTTCCTCATCGGGCTTTCCGCGCTCAGTTCGGCCCGGCGGAACCAGCACGCGCACCGGCAACAGGAACAGGTGCCGCATCCCGAGCTCACCGACCACCAGCGAGCCAACATCCGATCCAATCACCACCAGTCCAACCCGGTTCGGCCGTTTTTAACGCGTGGTTCAGTCGCCGAGCGTGTGCTCATATTCGAAAAATGTCCTACCGAACTGATGAAGAACTCTGCCGTCTGCAATTCTTCATCGGCTCAGTCGTCGTGGAAGAACATCGGCTCGGATGTGCACAGCAAAATCCAA AACTATTCGAAGGAAACAAATCAGAAACCTGGAGCGCCTCCACCGCACACTACGTTACAAAGACATACAAAGGCCAATCGTAACGTATTCATTCCTAG attctacTATCCATTCGGCAAGCCCGAGAGTCAACAGCAGTGGGATACGATCGTCAAAACAATTACAGATTTTTTCATGTCGTTGCCGAATTCGCAAGCTTCGAAACATCACTTCGGTCAAATCGCAAag TTGTGTAACTGTCCGCTTTATTGGAAGCACCCGCTGTTCTTTGCCTGTGGCGGGGACTTGTCAAGTACCATAGACGTAAATACCTTCCTTAATTATTGGAAAGA CGTGTGGTCTTCTTGTCACGACTTGCCATCGATATTCATACGCATATTGGCAAGAAActcaaaaaaacaaacattatcACCGGAAAACTTCATCTTATTAGTCCAAGATGTGGTCGATTCACATCCCGGTTTAACATTCCTGAAAACTGCGCCAGAGTTCCATTCTAGATATGTGCACACg GTAATATCAAGGATATTTTATAGTGTTAACACATCATGGAGCGGTGATCTTAGTCTAGCAGAAATCAGACGATCAGATCTAATGCGAGTCATTGACCTATTAGAAAAAGAAGAAGACATTAACCAAGTGACTGCTTACTTCAGTTATGAACATTTCTATGTCATATACTGTAAGTTCTGGGAGTTGGACCGTGaccatgatttatttattagcaAAACTGATTTAGCCCGACATAGCGATCATG cttTGTCCACAAGAATAATTGACAGAATATTTTCTGGGACTGTTACTAAGAGAAAGCAAAagaattctaataataattatatggaaGAAAAAATGAGTTACACTGAATTTGTTTGGTTCTTAATGGCCGAAGAAGACAAACGACATCCTAGAGCAGTTGAATATTGGTTTAG ATGCATGGATATTGACGGTGATGGTTATTTGTCAATGTACGAGCTTGAATATTTCTATGACGAGCAATTGCAAAGAATGGAAAGCATAGGAATTGAATGTCTACCATTTGAGGATTGTTTGTGCCag atgcTTGACATGGTTAAACCTAAGTGTACTGGCAAAATATCATTGGCTGATCTCAAAACATGTAAAATGACTCCGATATTTTTTGATACATTCTTTAACCTTGAAAAATATCTGGATCATGAACAACGTGATCCATTTGCTTCACAGAGGGATAATGAAAATgaa GCATCAGACTGGGATAAATATGCTGCTGAAGAATATGAAATGTTAGTAGCTGAAGAAGGTGGAAATGATGCACCAGAAGAAAT aaatggaACTGATATTGAAGATATCCTGTCACCCAATTTGGATGATGTATTAAAATCATGtacgtttaataaaatatccaaTCAGCCTAGAGTTTTGGTCACCGATTTCTCTTCACCGTCTACTATGTATGATGATAATGATTCGTCTGACTATGCTGGTGATAGCGAtgatgatatttaa